Proteins from a genomic interval of Paenibacillus sp. FSL H8-0048:
- a CDS encoding MarR family winged helix-turn-helix transcriptional regulator, whose protein sequence is MHSTEFSKIWHKILKDYKLHMDSKLAPTLTDAQLTVLELLQERDAMKPSDLAPHLATSPAAVTMLLDRMEKHNLIVRERDASDRRIVWVSITETGQRETLRGLKVRSDFFAEALDPISSHNQQLLLYLMGKMAVAPAVDDAASVQSV, encoded by the coding sequence GTGCACTCCACTGAATTCAGTAAAATCTGGCATAAGATATTAAAGGACTATAAGCTACATATGGACAGCAAGCTTGCCCCTACACTGACTGATGCCCAGCTAACCGTACTGGAATTGCTGCAGGAGCGTGATGCGATGAAGCCTTCTGATTTGGCCCCTCATCTGGCGACCAGCCCGGCGGCCGTGACGATGCTGCTTGACCGGATGGAGAAGCATAATCTGATTGTCCGTGAACGCGATGCCTCGGACCGCAGAATTGTCTGGGTGAGCATCACCGAGACTGGCCAGCGGGAGACGCTGCGCGGACTCAAGGTCCGCAGTGACTTTTTTGCAGAAGCGCTGGACCCCATTTCCTCCCATAACCAGCAGCTGCTGCTGTACCTAATGGGGAAGATGGCGGTTGCCCCGGCCGTGGATGATGCAGCTTCGGTACAGTCCGTATAA
- a CDS encoding RluA family pseudouridine synthase: MTAANNGAAGESGSSPSRFEILYEDNHLLGIVKPVNIPVQEDATGDPDLLTLLKEDVKERYAKPGNVFMGLVHRLDRPVGGAMIFAKTSKAASRLSESVRTHAFQKVYLTVVHGQLPGAEGRLEHTLLKDPKSNTVQAVREGTPGGKQAILDYTVIGTAEGYSLVRIDLLTGRSHQIRVQLSNVGCPLYGDQKYGAAVNRPGQQIALWSALTRFPHPVTKEEVELLSLPPRCYPWNLWTPQIQKQAIL; the protein is encoded by the coding sequence ATGACCGCAGCGAATAACGGCGCAGCAGGAGAGTCCGGCAGCAGCCCCTCCCGGTTCGAGATTCTATATGAGGACAACCATCTGCTCGGGATTGTGAAGCCTGTCAATATCCCCGTTCAGGAGGATGCTACAGGCGACCCGGATCTCCTGACCCTCCTGAAGGAGGATGTGAAGGAACGCTATGCGAAGCCGGGCAACGTCTTCATGGGACTGGTTCACCGGCTGGACCGGCCTGTAGGCGGTGCGATGATCTTCGCCAAGACCTCGAAGGCAGCTTCCCGGCTATCCGAGAGCGTCCGCACCCACGCCTTCCAGAAGGTCTACCTGACGGTGGTGCATGGTCAGCTTCCGGGCGCAGAGGGCCGGCTGGAGCATACCCTGCTGAAGGACCCTAAGAGCAATACCGTCCAGGCAGTCCGGGAGGGAACGCCGGGCGGCAAGCAAGCGATCCTTGATTATACCGTGATTGGTACCGCAGAAGGCTATTCGCTGGTGAGGATTGACCTGCTGACCGGCCGCTCCCACCAGATCCGCGTTCAGCTCAGCAACGTTGGCTGTCCGCTCTATGGAGATCAGAAGTACGGCGCGGCCGTGAACAGACCGGGGCAGCAGATTGCCTTATGGTCTGCACTCACACGGTTCCCGCATCCGGTGACCAAAGAGGAAGTCGAGCTGCTCTCCCTGCCTCCCCGTTGCTATCCGTGGAATCTATGGACTCCGCAAATTCAAAAGCAGGCTATCCTTTAA